The genome window ATTCACcaaaatggattttttttacttGGTTAGCTCTGTTGTGGGGGTGTATTAAGGAAGGTAAGCCATTACTGACAGTGGGCACAAATTAAAGCCACATTAAAGGAAACAGTTTTACTAGCAACCAGGGTTTTACATGTTGGTGTTTTAATATGTAAATCCACCCCAACAGCCTTGTCACATGGTTGATCTACTTACCAATGATTCCAAAGATGCCCAGTATGTTGGGAGCAAAGATGACCAGGAGGTTGATGAAAAGGAGCAGAATGAAAGCAATGGCGATGTGGCGAGGCCAGTAGAACGTCTTATTAGGAAACGCCATCTGCTGGATCGCTCTCCTtaccttaaaaagaaaaagttcacTGTTTCACACTGCTTCTATGAAATATGACAGAAGCACAATGTGTGTCCGCTGATGAATAAACAGTAAGTTCTAAATGCGTACTTACAGGAAAGAGCACAATTGGCACAGTGAGCGTGACAGCAGTGAGCAcagccacacgcacacacaaaatcaAAGTGTCGTACGGGTCAATGCGGCTGTATGTGTGGAGCAGCTCTGCTTCCACTTCACCTGGAAGACATGAGGACAGGAAAACAGAGCAGGTTTAAGGAACACGTAGAAGatctttaaatgcattttagtCAATGCAGAATCCATTATTTTATGTTAGGGGATTATATCTCCATGTAGTATTAGACTAAATCTTTGTATTAATATGTTTGAttgcttttcattgtttttattttattgatgtCATTATGTCCTTGTTGCTAATATGCTTAGGTTACATTGCTTGTTTGTATATTAATTAATGTGAGTATGAGCATAACATGAGAAATAGGAGGAAAAAATTAGCATTGTGAATGACTCTGTAATATGCTACTGGATCTAAAAACCTTGAGAAATTTAGATGTACAATATGGCCACTAGAGGGCATAGAaacattattattctttttggcCTACAGCCCCTtcagtagatagatagatagatagatagatagatagatagatagatagatagatagatagatagatagatagatagatagatagatagatagatagatagatagatagatagatagatagatagatagatagaggaCCACGCCTCACCATAGAAAGTTAGGTATCCAAAAAGAGCAGCCAGGAAGTACATGATGTACATTATTGCAATGGAGATGTTGGCCACATGCTGCATCTTTTTCTTGGTGGCACTGAAACCAGAAAATATTGCCATGTGATGtcataaacacgcacacacaaaaacaaacacagacacacacaaaatattacTGTATTATGCCCACAAAGAAAACATGTAGCCCAGCTACTATAAAATACCGTCTTCTGCTCCAGGGCTACTTCTCTTGCACGCATATGCAAAGATTCAAATTGAAAGCACCAGTGGGTCAAAGCGGGATGATGCATTTAAACTAACAGCATGCTACATCATTCAAGCAGTGCCAACATActtcaaaataaagtgaaagCAGTGCATGTGACTAGGTTATGATCAGCCAAACACAAAGCAGACACAGTAGCTTTGCTCTTTATTATGCAATTTATTTCTTATCCAAGAACTTAGCAGGAGTTGCCATTATAAGAACATACTTGCGCAGCTCTGTGTAGATGGGGAGCACCTCAGGATGGCACACAAAGGCAAACGCCAGGATGGGGATGGTGTAGGCCGTCTGAAAATGAACCCCAACAGGTCACCATAGATACAGCAGCGCCATCCCAGACGTCTTACCACCAACCTCGCGCCTTTACTGCCCAATACTCCCCAAGACACATCACAGAGAGCTAATTGTTTCCCTGTGATTAACTTGGGCCTGGCTGTAGACCAGCTTTAGCCTATTTAAGAATGCCTTACTGGTAAGCTGCTAAGCAGCAGGAATTGGTCTTACAATCCTGATAGGATTTCATGAAGATCACAAAAGAAATAGTCAGTATTTGATAATGTTCTGGGGCTTGTTCTTGAGGTTGTTAATCCTAAAATGATGGAAATTCTCTGGTTTCTGTTCTTAAACTTTCAGCTCTGTGGTAACAGGTGCTGTGAACCTAGGTCTAGATGTAGACCTAGACCTACATTACTGAAGCAATTCTTAAATAAATTGtccaaataaaattttaaaaaaaatgaagctatagaaactgaaaacactgctcAATGAAGAAACATTTGTCTTGTTGCAATTGTTGGGGAAAAAATGCCTGTTATTGGCATCTTGTTGGGATGAAGTAAATATTTGCGTGAGATAGACTGAAAATGTTCTGACTCAATTTTATAATGAAATGTGTTCACAAGTGATTCATTCTaaagatttttaaaagtttGAACCTAAATGCCTTTTTGTTGGAGGTAACCAAAATGAGTCTTACTGACTGGTAACTAAAAGCTCCATTACAGCTATATCGCTTAAGAGAAAATGAGCACTGAGTAAAATTATTTTCCCCCCACTTCCTGTCTCTTAAGATGCTTCCACATATTTCTAGCTTCACTGAATAAAAATTGAGGCTCTGGTCTTTATTGACCAGTTGCCATGGTGAATCCTGGCATTTTTGTTGGCTCTTCTTTATTACCCACAAACGTGCTCATAAATCAATGTGAACATACTCAGAGTTAACTCTGATCCCCGTTCTGGAGTTTCCGATCGCAGAGTTTATAAACTCGGAGTTCAGGGTTACGCACACAGTTTGTTAAATCTGCTTCCTGGAACAGGCCGTGGAAAGAAAGTGAACTGATAAATTTATCTAGCTGTGGTTAAGGTTCTTTGAAGACCATCCTGCTGTGAACGTATCTAGtctttgtaaagaaaaaaacaaaacaaatgtactTAGTAAAATGTCAGGCCTTTCCCATTTCACTCATTACCTGTCTCTGGCCCAGAGAGGGCAAACCTGGTGATGTCACTATAGGAACCCAAATGCCAAAGCAATTTCTTCAGACAGCTCATGGGTCATTGTCCACCTTCAAGACTTTAATTAATCTGGGTTGTGTCTAGTGTTAAAAGCTTGATAAATGTCCTGATCTCTTGCTCAGTGCAATTGAGTGCTTCAAACCAAGATTTCCATGCTTAGACTGTGAAGAGGCACTGGCAACATGCTGAAGATGACTGTGAAATAAGTGGGTGGCTGTCAGTGGCCATGGCAGTGGAGGTGCATTTGCAGAGTGAGTGACATGCGTGAACCTACTTGAGAGTTGAGGTTGGCCATTTTGGGAATACAGGCAGGATCTTCCTCCCCACCAGGATCTGTGACATTCATCCAGCTGGTAGTGCTGGTAGCGTTAAATGAAAAGTCCGTAAATGGACAAGGGACGTTGAACTTCTTGTAGATGACCTGTTCATAGCAGAGGAGAAAAGTGTCAGGCAGAAACGAAGGCTTTGGGACgcagttaatatataaacaggTAGAAAATATGTCACTGAGACCCCCAGAGAGAAAACCAGagcgagtgagagagagagtaaagAGTGGATTATAGCTCACGCAGCCAAAACTAggtcagagaaacacagagaacacAGCCTGGAACAGCCGCATGCAGACATTAGTCCACAGCAATGAGTAGGGACAGTAGGGAATACTAAATAGGTGGTGGGAGGCTCCCAGCACATCTGACTATGCTGTCACCCAACAGACAATAATAAAGATGTGACGTGTCGTTTACATGTGTGCGTTGCTAAAATCAGAGGACTTACAGCAATGAGGAAGAACACCATGCAGCTCAGTGAAAAGCCACTGGTGTATCCCAGATATCCTGTAACACAAATGATTCATTAGCCTTTCATGTCGTCATGAAATATAAGAAACATCTAAGGTATCACTAATAACTAATCACATGTGAGGTAAAGCAGCACAACACACAGCATAAACTGACTTAATATGCTCAGAGCTCATTAGTGGAGTCAGACTGCTGCACCGACTGGCTCTGTTGTTCCAGTCGGTGACTCGACAGGACACGGACTTCTTACAAGAGGTCAGAAAATATGCACCCTCTTGTCATTTCCAACCTAGACatcctttttcttcctttcctttattttattttgtgctgCTTTATCATGCACGACATCCGACTGTCTTTCTGAAATGCAATGTGTGCCACAAGAGTTGTAGTTTAGAAAATGAATGAACTCTTCTCTTTATTGTACCTGCAAACTTCTACAAAGAAGAGGAATACGGGATGTGACAAAGAAGGAGGTGTGTCATTGTTTGGAGTTCTCTTTCacgttttactttttaaatgttgaaGCTGTTTCGTAGCGTTTCTTTCagattttgcttctttttccccCACTGAACCTGGATCCTATCTGCTATTTGCTAACCTGCTTCATTTAGCCTATGGATGTAGCTTTAGTTATTTAACTTATCTTTACCTTCTCATATCAAAGATCTGTAGTTTTGGGACCTTGGTTCTAGTGTCTTACATTTGAGTTTTGTCCTCTTtgctaaaaaagggaaaaaaaacaaaaaaacatctcaCTTGGCCCTGAAATACCTTCTTGCTGCCAGTAAAACTATTAATAAAGCATGGGCATCATCCAGAGAGAGAATTCACTGTcctaaaatcaaaacaaaaacatgtataAAAGGGCCTTAaaatatttgattaaaaaaatactataagATATGAGATCAGTTAATCAAACGAGTTAGAGGAAATTCTTATTTAGGCAATATGCTTGGTTCAGTGTTTAAGCATTGACAGTGGACATAAATCTACTCAAAGCATCGTTGATTGCTAAGTATTTTAAATCTTAGGAGCCAAATTTTTTGTAATATCTAAGGTTGGTTTGACTAAGACAGTTTAGACCAGAGTGTAGGTTTAGGCCAGACTAGACCAtttcacaaaaacatatactgaATCATTTTAAGTCAAACAAACTTGGCTTAAATGAGTTAGTCTATGTTACCCCTGGGTTATAATAACACTAAAACGCAATGTTAGCATTCTATCAATCAGGGATTCTTCTTCATCACAGCTTTGCTGCCAGCAGCTTCTCTAAAGCAGCATAATTAAAGCCAGCTAGCACTAAGCTCTAGGCTTTAAGCTTTTCCTGGGGTCCTCCTTCTGTTTGAAACATTTTCTGAGGGAAAACAGCTGAGCTAACAGGATGCCGAGAGAAGAACTGCATTCATATTTCTAATATACTGCCTTGCTTGACCTTGTATGAGCCACAGTTTAGCATGAGCAGCAAAAAATAAGCTCCTACTTAATCCAGTTCCAAAAAAAGTCATGACATTTCACACTCACCTAGCTGTTTCATGAGAGCTAGTGGTAATATTATTGCAATAGATACGATGATCACAAGGTAGTTTCCATTCAGGTACCATTCACtgcagagaggcagaaacacaaGACAGAAACAGCTAAATGTCAAAACGatgcataagaaaaaaaatgtgtgaacaCCTTACACAGTACGCTAAAAAAAAGGATTATTCTTTATCGCCACAAATATGCCAAGCAGTTTAATTCACATCTGAAAAGAAAGGAGCATACACAAAATCCAGCTGGCTTGAAGTCAAACATTTAGAGGTGAAAATATAAGCCTCTTTGCTGCCCGTAGCACACGAcacaaaaagctgtggctgtaACAAGGAAGCAGAGGTCACGTTCCTCGATATTTTTATGAGAGGGTTTTTAGGGGCTCTTGCATGGCATGACATGACAGGACATAAAAAGTTTAACTTTAATGTCTCTAATTAAATGGATTTCCAGACCTGTCAGCTGTTATTATTCTGCAAATTAAGATAAGAGTCACATTTAACAAAGACTACACTCAGTGACATTAATCCCAAAGTTCTTTTGAATAACATGGACACTGACACAAACATGGATGTTGTCATAAAGGAGGTTCTTCTATATTAGTATATTATGAGTTTAGATAATATACTGTATacactttttttgtatttaatctGACTATCATTGCATATCATATCAGTGTTATATGGAACACAGGGAACGACTGCATATTGTGCAAAGCAGGAAAAACAGAATCTTGGCTACAAAGAAGAGATTTATATGTGGAGTTGagcaaaacatacaaaaaacagACTCCTCTGACAAAACGGGCCACACGTTACAGTCACATGAAGAGCAACGTCTAGGAAGAAACCTGTGAGTTATTTTTAGCAGGACACAGTATGGGGTGATTCATTTCCAGCCTTCTGTCAGGTGAAAGATGCAACATCTGTTGAAGGATACACACCCACGGTCACGTATCTTAGAAAAGAACAGGCTCATCTATCCCTCGTCTATCCTCATCTTACCCTGCCCTACAGCCATCTGGCCTGTGGGACACAATCTctcactgaaacacacacatgcacacacacacacacacacaattcctTAAAAAAGACAGATGTAGAATCGCAATTTACCTCCATAAGAACATATAGATACAGCCCTCTGGACACTGAGGCACCAGCAACCTGATCATAAGCTGAGCGATCAAACATGTAATCAAACACGCTGACACAGTCTCCAGTGTTCATTAATTGTGTATGTCAGATAGCAACATAAGACACCCAAACACAAAAGGACACGGACACGTTTACATATGCAGAGGGTGGTCAAAATATATGCAACCCCGTGCACACGAGACAAAGGAAATGATCTATGTTAAagttaatattttaaatgtttgttgagGTTGTGTGCAGCACAAGCAGGATTTAACAAAACCATTTGACAGAGAACAccaaaatttatatttaaattaaatccACAGTTTAGTATATGGTTGTGTTTGTTAGGAGATGTGATGCTCCCCTATTATTTTCGCCGCCCCCTCTACAGTCCAGCAACATAAACGCGCACCCACTGACAGGATGAAATGCCACTGGGACAATCTAGCCTGTCATTTCAAATAAACAGTGATTGTTGACCGTGACCCACAGCACCGAGACTGctacacagagaaaacagagctgAGACCAGAAAACAACGTGGACGCTGCGTCACAGTACATTACTTCTACTGGGACTGCATATAGTGTGACACATCAATCTAAACTTTTACGAGCAAATGTAGCAGTGAGCCTTCTTTCCCCACTCTAAAGGTAAAAGCCAACAATGTGCATGCACTATTTTTGTGGCAAGCTTTATAATTTGGAGGAAACAGTCCCTCCACTTTAAAGTTTTCCATAAGCCTCTTTGTCTGAAGGCTGAGTAACTTGCAACTGTAACCTGTACACTCTCATTTCTCCCCCCTTCTTCAACCCCTtctctcaaaaacaaaaaggtagGTGAGGAGAAGCTCTAATTGGGGTAAAGGCTGACAGGGCAGGATCACACTTGAAATCCCATCTAAGAAAGGGAGTGTTGTTTGTCCCTGAGACCACCTGCACTAACCAGTGATATCCCATGGTTTACATTTTCAGCTGTGGAGTCTAGCGGTGTTTTGATGTCAGTGCTCTCGTTGGTCGCGGTGCTCTCCTCCTCCGTGGTGACCCTGACAGCTGTTCTCACGCCAGCTGCTCAGCGCATCCAGAGCAGCACCAGGCCCGACAACTGCCGCAGCTTGGCAGGACTCCTCTGTAGATGCTGAAATCTTTGCTGACGCAGAATGACAGCATGAGGTCCCATTGAGAAGAGTACACTACGTTTTGTAGTGTGAGGAGGTTTGTGGATGTCAGCAAATGTCATACTGACCCAGATTTAAGTGCATTATCATACTTTTgcaaaacattgaaatgtaGCATTTATAATTTGAGCAACAAGACCAAAAtatagtttttacattttacaagaaCAGATTTTTGACATACAGTACTGTGGAAAAGTGCTGAGCAACCCCtaacttttttatattttgctgggaAAATTCAGGAACAGTTCTTCATTCTTCTTGgaagacattcaaagctcttctttggatgttagTTGCATTTTGTTTGATTCTCTATCAAGatgatctcacactgcttcaataatgtcaaGGTGTAGGGGAGGCCTATCAGTGATGGATTgtgttccactgtgtttttACACCCACATATGCTTTTATTGcagtggcagtgtgtttgggatcagccagtcagccgctttccagatggtgttgcatggtggatcaaaatctgacttcCACATTCCATCAATTTCATGAAATCCCCAATacaactggctgaaatgcagccccaaaccatgacacagccgccaccatgttttacagatggctgaagACAGTCACTGTTACACTACTCTCCTTCCCCTCTACATACTGACAATAAATtcaacaaaaatgtcaaaatgtcaGATACTCTCCATCTGCTGTTTGCTAATAGTTTATAATCAGCCACTTCTTTTGTCCTGCACTTGACAATtttccttaatttttttaagGACATGCTGCACATCATGTCGAGATGTAGCTCTCTGTGAATCATCTTGTtgatgcaaaaatactattttatgccttCCTCTGTTATCTCTCGTATTGTTGTAGATTTGGATAAAGAAATGGGTGGAAATGACATGTTTTTGTAAAAGCATGCTAGTAAAAAGGGccaaaagatacaatttaaaatagtttctttgcaaagttttctgttatgtgtagatgcATAACTCAGTGAGGGCCTTTTTCACTGTTGAATGAGTCAAAGAACAGTGTTAGATGGTTTAATATGAGCACCAAATAAGCAACATTCATCTGAAGATGGTCAATGAGCAAAAATGCAGCCAGTGTCTAaagaaaaatattgaatgaccttcagaaagcctgtaGAACTATCGCTCAAGAACACCTTAAAAACTGCAATGAAAACTTTTGAAGAGTACTATATAGAGTAGTATTTGCATTCTGCGCCTTCTGTTCTCCCTGGATCTGATATCAAACGTTGCAAAAGTGTGCAAACAAATATTTGTactattttatattttgtgtgcATTAGCAACTCACCCTGCAGGTTTGTCCACTTTTAGAAAAGCCTGGATGACCAAAGGCATCTCATATTTGACTATGTAAAGGTAACTGGACATGGCTGTGGACAAGACATATAAGCACATATGTTAGTACAAACATATTGCAGCagataataatatcaataataatgtaaatatccctgaaaataaaataatagaaaagacAGTGTGGCAGTGTGGGGAAGATGACAGTGTGTGTGACCTCACCCCCAATGTTCTGCAGCGTGATGGCGATACCTGCCGCCATCTTCCCCGGGGTGCCAAACGCCCTGTATCCAAGCTGCTCATATGCACGTATGCCTGAGGGATAAAGGCCGCGAGATAAAAGAACATTATTTATGGATTAAATCCAGGTCATAGAGTAGAGAGGATTCACACACTGTAATCATTCAATACTGCAATCAATTTATGTATGCTAATGAGAAAATCCACATCGTTTAGCTCCACACGTACCTACAATGCCAGACGACTTCAGCAGTAAATGGATGGAATATGATGAAAGCACTGCTACCACTGTTAGCAGTAACCTGAAACAAAAGGACAACATCAGATGAACATTACTGCCACTTCTCCCACCAACTTTCACGACTAATCAAcaaccctaaaaaaaaaaagtggttttatatGTAACACTTTTACACCGCACATTATGCCAGAGGTTATTTATACAGCTGCACAATAAGCTTTCATTATCTATAGTTGCGTAGGAAAACTGGTGTCCCCGTCGCTTCGATTTATACCAGATTGTTACTCCAGCTGAACCAAGGAGGTtaccctgtgtgcccctctggcCTCATAACTAACGGCTCACACACCAGATgggctgtttaaaaaaacattttcagtcctAAGATTGACAGACAATAAGAACGAGCAAAATCCTTTGTAAACAGTAATCACCCTTCTCTTTATTCCACAGTGGGAAATAACCTACTTCAGCCACAACATGTCATTCTCTCCATTTTCAAGAACTGAGTTATTTCCTTAGAGGATCTTTTGTTTTgcaatttttcttcttctcttttctcttttctattCGATAATTCGATTCATATAATTGGACACAGGAACAGGCTAATTGTATTCGCCTTCAAAAACAGATTTCACTGTTGTgctcattaaaaatatattttattttgagtttctgtttttttcaagcCACCATTGTTCAAACAGAGACCGCTCCAGATGCCTGACCATCTGCAGTGGTCTCTGTTTAGAAATCAGAGCTGATATTAgcaaagatttgaaaaagaaatgttcTTAGTGTATAAATATACATGCACAGAGTAACCACAAAGACATGGTCTACTTGTGTTGTATTTATAGATGGatatgtgtatttatatagATGACTTGCCAGTACTTTAATGTAATATTCTAACATTTTActgggattttttaaaaagagaagtttAGAGAAATATCACAATTCTAAGAATTTCGTTTACGTTTCACATGTGATATACTGACTTTCCCAGACCCCGTCCACTTCATTTCAActatttttctcctttctcttttGCTGTTACTGTTGGCAACATTATTAATGTTCTTTCTCACACGCCCTCCTCTCTCCATTTCCCTCGTTTTAGAAAGGCCAGGCAGCCGGTCTTTCACCTCTCCTTCAGCTCTTGGCcactttacagttttttttgtttgtttggggttttttttccaactaTGTGAAAGAATGCTGGGCTGACTTGAGGGCAAGGATTTAGTCAGTCAAGTGGCAGTGGGAGGACAGATCTGCTGACAGTCAGACTGACTGACACACTTGGGTCACTGTAGTTCTGTTCTCAGCTTTCCACCCCACTGCATTCCTGCCCAGACCAGTGACACTGACCCACTTAAGCACCCACAAGCAAAAATCAGGGTGGTATAAAACATCTGGAGATATAACTAAACCTTAAATCACCTTACATCTGGTCAGCATTCACCATAAATATTTACAGATAGTAGACAAATACAAGGTAtacactcactggacacttcattaggtacacctattCAACTGCACTCTAACACAAATTTTTAATCTCACAATCACACTGTAGCAACTTAATGCGTTTAGGCATACAGAAAATGGTAAAGACGACCCGCTGAAGTTTAAATCGGGTGTGGAACGTGACTTTGAACTGTATTTCATGAAGTATTCAGTGAGCGTAAACATCTAAACATCATGCATGCATATTATTCAGCCATCCCTACAGTTTGCCAACTAAAATACATGTAACTATTGAGTTACACACAGTCAATAACGACTTACAGTATGTGGGTTGTTGCCCTGCAGGCCTACATATTAACATATGCAATTTAGCTTATAGTAGTTCATTCATTTATATTAttatgttgttgtcttttttccaCTTATTTGAGCAAACACTAGTATTGTGTTCAGAATGACACAGTTCACTGTATGAtagtgtgacaaaaaaaaacggGTTTAGCGGTTCGCTGACTCCACCGTCCTGCATGTCAAAGAATCCTTGGGTGAAAGCTGTAGGATAAGGAAAACAGCACTTGTGTACATGAAGCTCATAGTGATAAAGTGTTTTGAGTGCTCAAATTGAGTAacaaaagcactatataagtaCCAGTGCATTTAATAAAAGATTATATGGGACTTCTGAAGCAATCGACAGCCTGAAGCCCTATCTAGAGCACAGAAACATTTCCAGCATTTCTTGCCAAATGGTGTCTCTGAtcctgactttgtttctcagttgCTGGTCTATTGTTTGGTACAAGATCATACAGATAtggacaaaaagacaaaaaggaagaGGCTTTCATCTATAACAGGATGGATAAATAGACACTACTTGTTTCATTTGGTCACGTACTATAAACTCGCACATGCTTATTTGCTATGAGTTAGTTTCAGCTGTTGGTTACTGTCAAGCAAAATTCTATTGCATTCACACAACAAAGTTCAAAATAAGGAGCTTTCTATACGCACACATAATTGCCTTGGAAATAACATCACAAATACAAAAGGTTTGGATGCTGTAAAAATGCACCTATCCACTTGAAAACAGTTCAAAGGCAACATATTAATGGTATGTCGACtatttttaaaagtgatttcTTCCTTAAAACACATGCTCGTTGGTTATGGACTACTTTGTCATATTCTTCATTTTCTATTGTAGCAACAGTTTTTTATAGGGTTACTGATTTGGATTGCAAGCTTTCAGCACAGATGCATGGTGTTGCTATATGTGCAGTATAACTACATTTTGTGTGCATTGCAGCTTGGCAAtgtcttgctgaaataagcGAGGCCTCAGATTTCAATTTTTAAATGAAGCAATGTTAAATGATCACTGGTTGGCTGTACGGCACAAACTAATGAAACAGTTTGGATCAAGACAGATTTACATTTAGAAACAAGGATGTAGTATCCTTGAATGGCATTTAAAGATCGATCATCAAGCTACAAGCACACCAAAGACACAGCGCTACTATACATTTTATTACTTGACGTTTCACTTTAACTGAAGGACAGTTCAATAAACTGTGGCTGTCAGAAATCTCTAAGAAATTGAGTGCTATGCGTCTTAGAACAGTGCCCTTTAATCATTCAAAGAAAGATGTGTAGGTTCAGCACCAGCCACCTTACAGTCTCTCACCATCACTCAGGGATGACAAGAAGACAACAAGATGAGTGAAAGTGCTGATTCCACCCATGGGATTATCCTCTAGAAACACAAACCTCATTATTTTTCAGAACTGTGCAATAAAACAGATTAATCTTCAAACTATAAGC of Maylandia zebra isolate NMK-2024a linkage group LG5, Mzebra_GT3a, whole genome shotgun sequence contains these proteins:
- the LOC101487326 gene encoding sodium-coupled neutral amino acid transporter 3 isoform X2, which codes for MSEDKPAETVENTPAEASAIPNGKGHEPGEEISASAKTPLAEDGENPNRTENADTNLPESQEFLSGVEEKKTTRFTDFEGKTSFGMSVFNLGNAIMGSGILGLAYAMANAGVVLFLLLLTVVAVLSSYSIHLLLKSSGIVGIRAYEQLGYRAFGTPGKMAAGIAITLQNIGAMSSYLYIVKYEMPLVIQAFLKVDKPAGEWYLNGNYLVIIVSIAIILPLALMKQLGYLGYTSGFSLSCMVFFLIAVIYKKFNVPCPFTDFSFNATSTTSWMNVTDPGGEEDPACIPKMANLNSQTAYTIPILAFAFVCHPEVLPIYTELRNATKKKMQHVANISIAIMYIMYFLAALFGYLTFYGEVEAELLHTYSRIDPYDTLILCVRVAVLTAVTLTVPIVLFPVRRAIQQMAFPNKTFYWPRHIAIAFILLLFINLLVIFAPNILGIFGIIGATSAPCLIFIFPAVFYIRIVPKEEEPLRSFPKILAACFAGIGFLFMTMSLSFIIIDWTTGTSKASSGH
- the LOC101487326 gene encoding sodium-coupled neutral amino acid transporter 3 isoform X1; the protein is MSEDKPAETVENTPAEASAIPNGKGHEPGEEISASAKTPLAEDGEKETVANSAQNASPNRTENADTNLPESQEFLSGVEEKKTTRFTDFEGKTSFGMSVFNLGNAIMGSGILGLAYAMANAGVVLFLLLLTVVAVLSSYSIHLLLKSSGIVGIRAYEQLGYRAFGTPGKMAAGIAITLQNIGAMSSYLYIVKYEMPLVIQAFLKVDKPAGEWYLNGNYLVIIVSIAIILPLALMKQLGYLGYTSGFSLSCMVFFLIAVIYKKFNVPCPFTDFSFNATSTTSWMNVTDPGGEEDPACIPKMANLNSQTAYTIPILAFAFVCHPEVLPIYTELRNATKKKMQHVANISIAIMYIMYFLAALFGYLTFYGEVEAELLHTYSRIDPYDTLILCVRVAVLTAVTLTVPIVLFPVRRAIQQMAFPNKTFYWPRHIAIAFILLLFINLLVIFAPNILGIFGIIGATSAPCLIFIFPAVFYIRIVPKEEEPLRSFPKILAACFAGIGFLFMTMSLSFIIIDWTTGTSKASSGH